In Nitrospirota bacterium, one genomic interval encodes:
- a CDS encoding Ig-like domain repeat protein, translating into MKFKKLFSLKKRNSRKPRANAFVLESLEPRLLLSATPMTAAVVTTDHVDYAPGETAVITTSNTNGDGLQFGAGELVRFQVSRTDGMAEYSGSTSGVGPTGNEAWYVTDGIGGFTAHLGSDVSGDGVADWIAPDNDLTVNSSISTTWFVEEQYRNSSLLVTAVGQESGAMVTQAFTDAGTNTTTVLTATAATTVYGTNVDFTATVTAAAGTVDPTGSVEFFVDGISLGIETVSSGGGADGVVQFKTNAFTFTLTSGVHSVHAVFTGTAGSFNDSTSANISHEVTQKHITGRFTADVSKVYDGTTVAPGVATLNNVELIDLGNVGLTGSANFDTANVGVNKVVTFTGGILTGSAAGNYILDSVTGDQADITPATVVVSDYTGVYDGLAHGATIVGAPGEDLSGSLIMTKPTNVGSYTESWTFANPNYNPASGTNSITITKANATIVTSGYHGVYDGAAHTATVTATGVLGESLSGLVLNGTPHSNAGIYSDSWTFTDSTGNYNSTSGSVISSIAKANATISLTGYVGTYDGTAHQATGTATGVLGESLAGLNLSVTSHTNAGAYLDTVTFTDVTGNYKNTVKNVSSSIAKANATISLTGYVGTYDGTARAWPG; encoded by the coding sequence ATGAAATTCAAGAAACTGTTCAGTCTCAAGAAACGTAACAGCCGTAAGCCCCGCGCCAATGCTTTTGTACTCGAGTCGCTGGAACCCCGCCTGCTGCTGTCGGCCACACCCATGACGGCCGCCGTGGTGACCACCGACCATGTGGATTATGCGCCGGGTGAGACCGCGGTGATTACTACGTCGAATACCAATGGCGACGGCCTGCAATTCGGGGCCGGTGAATTAGTTCGCTTTCAGGTGAGCCGCACCGACGGCATGGCGGAATACAGCGGCTCAACATCCGGCGTGGGACCGACCGGCAACGAAGCCTGGTATGTCACCGACGGTATCGGCGGATTTACCGCCCATCTGGGATCGGATGTGAGCGGCGACGGCGTGGCCGACTGGATTGCGCCGGACAACGATCTCACCGTCAACAGCAGCATCAGTACCACCTGGTTTGTGGAGGAACAGTATCGGAACTCCTCTCTCTTAGTGACGGCTGTCGGTCAAGAGTCCGGGGCTATGGTGACGCAGGCCTTTACAGACGCCGGGACGAACACGACGACCGTGCTCACGGCTACTGCCGCCACCACCGTGTATGGAACGAATGTAGATTTCACCGCGACGGTTACGGCAGCAGCTGGGACTGTTGACCCGACCGGGAGTGTGGAGTTCTTCGTCGATGGAATATCACTGGGGATCGAGACCGTCAGCAGTGGCGGCGGTGCTGATGGGGTCGTGCAATTTAAAACGAACGCCTTCACGTTCACTCTTACGTCCGGCGTTCATTCGGTCCATGCAGTCTTCACCGGCACAGCAGGCAGTTTCAATGACAGCACCTCTGCAAACATCTCGCACGAGGTGACTCAGAAGCACATCACTGGCCGCTTCACGGCCGACGTTTCCAAGGTCTACGACGGTACTACTGTAGCGCCCGGAGTTGCCACGTTGAACAATGTCGAGCTGATCGATCTGGGCAACGTGGGCCTGACCGGTTCGGCAAACTTCGATACGGCAAATGTCGGCGTCAACAAAGTTGTGACGTTCACTGGTGGAATCCTCACCGGTTCGGCCGCCGGCAACTATATCTTGGACTCGGTCACTGGTGACCAGGCTGACATCACTCCGGCCACTGTCGTCGTGAGCGACTACACGGGAGTCTATGACGGGTTGGCCCATGGGGCCACGATCGTCGGCGCCCCTGGTGAGGACTTGAGCGGTTCCCTGATTATGACGAAGCCCACCAACGTGGGCAGCTATACAGAGAGCTGGACCTTCGCCAATCCCAACTATAACCCCGCCAGCGGGACCAACAGCATCACCATTACCAAAGCGAACGCGACGATTGTTACTAGTGGCTATCACGGTGTCTACGATGGAGCGGCTCATACAGCCACTGTCACCGCAACTGGTGTGTTGGGCGAGAGCCTGAGTGGGCTGGTTCTAAACGGTACGCCGCACAGCAACGCCGGCATCTACAGCGATAGCTGGACCTTCACTGACAGCACGGGAAACTATAACAGTACGAGCGGGAGCGTCATCAGCAGTATCGCCAAGGCGAACGCGACGATTTCGTTGACGGGCTATGTCGGCACCTACGACGGGACAGCGCACCAGGCGACGGGAACGGCCACCGGGGTCCTGGGCGAGAGCCTGGCCGGGCTGAACCTGAGCGTCACGTCGCACACGAATGCCGGCGCGTATCTCGATACGGTGACGTTCACCGATGTGACGGGCAACTATAAGAATACCGTCAAGAACGTTAGCAGCAGTATCGCCAAGGCGAACGCGACGATCTCGTTGACGGGCTATGTCGGCACCTATGACGGGACAGCGCGAGCCTGGCCGGGCTGA
- a CDS encoding Ig-like domain repeat protein, translating into MKFKKLFACKKNNRRQPRANAFVLESLEPRLLLSATPMTAAVVTTDHLDYAPGETAVITTSNQAGEGLQFDAGELVRFQVSRTDGMADYSGSTADVGPAGNEAWYVVDGVGGFAAHRGSDVSGDGIADWIAPDNDLTVNSSISTTWFVEEQYRNSSLLVTAAGQESGAVATQAFTDEAVNTATVLTQSSATSTYGDVVTFTATVTAAVGTEAPTGTVEFWDGSALMWTASVPDSTGAGTSTWSIPSYQYLIEGNHPNLHAVFIGAVDPVTGDKLFFNDSTSASITHQVAAKQITASFTVNDKVYDGTTSVSAADVTVTLTGVLAPDDVSLAFSSLTFSDANVGSDKIVTLTGATLIGTESLNYSLVSSTLTSTGNITAKELTVNFTVDNKVYDGSQAATVVGTPSISGVIGSDDVSLSGGTATFDTADAGTGKTVTFTGAALSGAASGNYSLAPVNTTTADITKADATITVSGYTGVYDAAAHGATGTATGVLGEDLNAGLNLGASFTNVPGGTANWAFSGGTNYNDANGSVAIVVTKANATISLTGYVGTYDGVAHQATGSATGVLGESLSGLDLSVTSHTNAGVYIDTVTFTDVTGNYKNTVKNVKSTINKANAVISLTGYVGTYDGVSHQATGSATGVLGEDLSAGLDLSVTSHTNAGTYIDTVTFTDVTGNYKNTIKNVKSTINKANAVITLTGYVGTYDGTAHQATGTATGVLGEDLSAGLDLSVTSHTNAGTYIDAVTFTDVTGNYKNTLKNVKSTINKANAVITVTGYSVTFDGLAHTATGTATGVLGEDLSAGLDLSSTTHTNVGTYLDVVTFTDVTGNYKFTVKNVSNRIL; encoded by the coding sequence ATGAAGTTCAAGAAACTGTTTGCCTGCAAAAAGAACAACCGGCGTCAGCCGCGCGCCAACGCATTTGTCCTGGAGTCACTGGAACCGCGCCTGCTGCTGTCGGCCACGCCGATGACTGCGGCGGTGGTGACCACCGACCATCTGGACTATGCGCCGGGTGAGACGGCCGTGATTACCACTTCGAATCAAGCCGGCGAGGGTCTACAATTCGATGCAGGCGAACTGGTGCGTTTTCAAGTAAGCCGCACCGACGGCATGGCGGATTACAGCGGCTCGACGGCCGACGTCGGTCCTGCAGGCAACGAAGCCTGGTATGTCGTCGACGGCGTCGGCGGGTTTGCCGCGCATCGCGGATCGGATGTGAGCGGAGACGGAATCGCCGACTGGATCGCGCCGGACAACGATCTTACCGTGAACAGCAGCATCAGCACGACCTGGTTTGTGGAGGAACAGTACAGAAACTCTTCCCTCTTAGTGACGGCTGCCGGTCAAGAGTCCGGGGCTGTGGCAACCCAGGCCTTTACGGATGAAGCAGTGAACACGGCCACCGTGCTGACCCAGAGTTCCGCTACGTCTACCTATGGAGATGTGGTGACGTTTACCGCGACGGTGACAGCGGCGGTTGGTACCGAGGCACCGACCGGCACGGTGGAGTTCTGGGATGGGTCGGCGTTGATGTGGACCGCCTCTGTCCCTGACAGCACAGGAGCTGGAACATCGACCTGGAGCATCCCCTCCTATCAGTATCTCATCGAGGGAAACCATCCGAATCTCCATGCCGTATTTATCGGCGCAGTAGACCCAGTCACAGGAGACAAACTGTTTTTTAATGACAGCACCTCCGCCAGCATCACACACCAGGTGGCGGCGAAACAAATCACTGCCAGCTTCACCGTGAACGACAAGGTGTATGACGGCACCACCTCAGTCTCAGCAGCCGACGTGACCGTGACGCTAACGGGAGTCCTGGCGCCGGACGATGTGAGCCTGGCCTTCAGTTCGCTCACCTTTAGCGATGCAAATGTGGGCAGCGACAAGATCGTGACGCTGACAGGCGCGACGCTCATCGGCACGGAAAGCCTCAACTACAGCCTGGTCTCGTCTACCCTCACGAGCACAGGGAACATCACAGCCAAGGAACTGACGGTCAACTTCACTGTGGACAACAAGGTCTACGACGGCAGCCAGGCAGCGACAGTCGTGGGGACCCCGTCGATTTCAGGAGTAATCGGGAGTGACGACGTGAGTCTGAGCGGCGGTACGGCAACATTTGACACGGCAGACGCCGGCACCGGCAAGACTGTGACATTCACGGGCGCGGCGCTGAGCGGCGCGGCATCTGGCAACTACAGCCTGGCGCCGGTCAATACGACGACAGCGGATATCACCAAGGCTGACGCGACAATTACCGTGAGCGGCTACACCGGCGTCTATGATGCGGCGGCGCACGGGGCGACCGGCACCGCGACGGGCGTCTTGGGCGAGGACTTGAACGCCGGCCTGAACCTGGGCGCAAGCTTCACCAATGTCCCAGGCGGGACGGCCAATTGGGCGTTCAGCGGCGGGACCAACTACAACGACGCGAACGGCAGCGTGGCCATCGTGGTTACCAAGGCGAATGCCACGATCAGCCTGACAGGCTACGTCGGGACCTACGACGGGGTGGCGCACCAGGCGACGGGCAGCGCGACGGGGGTGTTGGGCGAGAGCCTGAGCGGGCTGGACCTGAGCGTCACGTCCCATACGAATGCGGGTGTGTACATCGATACGGTGACCTTCACGGACGTGACGGGCAACTATAAGAACACGGTCAAGAACGTGAAGAGCACGATCAATAAAGCCAACGCCGTCATCAGCCTGACGGGCTACGTCGGGACCTATGACGGAGTCTCGCACCAGGCGACGGGCAGCGCGACGGGAGTGTTGGGCGAGGACTTGAGTGCCGGGCTGGACCTGAGCGTCACGTCCCATACGAATGCGGGCACGTATATCGATACGGTGACCTTCACGGACGTGACGGGCAACTACAAGAACACGATCAAGAACGTGAAGAGCACGATCAATAAGGCCAACGCTGTCATCACCCTGACGGGCTACGTCGGGACCTACGACGGAACGGCGCACCAGGCGACGGGGACCGCGACCGGAGTGTTGGGGGAGGACTTGAGCGCCGGGCTGGACCTGAGCGTCACGTCCCATACGAATGCGGGCACGTATATTGATGCGGTGACCTTCACGGACGTGACGGGCAACTATAAGAATACGCTCAAGAACGTGAAGAGCACGATCAACAAGGCCAATGCCGTGATCACGGTAACCGGCTACAGTGTGACCTTTGATGGGTTAGCCCACACGGCAACAGGGACGGCGACGGGGGTGCTTGGTGAGGACTTGAGTGCCGGGCTGGACTTGAGCAGCACGACGCACACCAACGTCGGGACGTATCTCGATGTGGTGACCTTCACGGATGTGACGGGCAACTACAAGTTTACCGTCAAGAACGTGAGCAACAGGATCCTCTAA